The following proteins come from a genomic window of Triticum aestivum cultivar Chinese Spring chromosome 6A, IWGSC CS RefSeq v2.1, whole genome shotgun sequence:
- the LOC123131850 gene encoding OVARIAN TUMOR DOMAIN-containing deubiquitinating enzyme 1 translates to MEPPGSGSGSGAAEPVEEERIQEPASNASSNGDGDGAPSAAAPPPPLRLEQAGGGADGSRPAAVVDLRKGKALAAGPFPPPVPPSSAGSIPDSASAFGAGGSSSSAGRRMVVPRDATLPFDYTRVFQQVVREGQSVIIEEGEEEQVESPHAKDAPPGKEKIFHREGRQICSEREEHQIFRREGKQIYSRHVEHQTRPINEVRNRYMVSSNEADHLDAYSEIRLVIGDGECFYRSFIFSYLEQVIDRQDTDEEHRLLDVVERMSVQHAILGWNSEFSRTSRAFEELIEKVMRWKGTESTSSCRKEELLQFFSTYERTQDIFAFLRLLVAIHICSHSEEYVPHIPEVDQGNCSLEVWCLEHVIPARVDADHVMLVALATALEVPLRTESFQQGYARDIYTGPGFPRPSVTLLYTGNHYNIIYPRAPSAESSSHQASKREDPADQSSSHQASQREEPAGQS, encoded by the exons ATGGAGCCACCCggttcaggttcaggttcaggAGCAGCAGAACCGGTCGAGGAGGAGCGCATCCAAGAACCGGCCTCCAACGCCTCCTCCAATGGCGATGGGGATGGCGCCCCGAGCGCTGCTGCGCCGCCACCTCCCCTCCGCCTCGAGCAGGCCGGAGGCGGCGCCGATGGGTCGCGCCCCGCCGCGGTGGTCGACCTCCGGAAGGGCAAGGCGCTCGCCGCCGGCCCCTTTCCGCCACCTGTCCCCCCAAGCTCCGCGGGCAGCATCCCCGACTCCGCCTCCGCCTTCGGAGCCGGGGGGTCAAGCTCCTCGGcggggaggaggatggtggtgcCGAGGGACGCGACGCTGCCGTTCGACTACACGCGGGTGTTCCAGCAGGTGGTACGAGAGGGGCAGTCGGTTATCatcgaggagggcgaggaggagcaG GTGGAATCGCCGCACGCCAAGGACGCGCCCCCGGGAAAGGAAAAG ATTTTTCATAGAGAAGGAAGGCAAATATGTTCAGAACGTGAGGAGCACCAG ATTTTTCGTAGAGAAGGAAAGCAAATATATTCAAGACATGTGGAGCACCAG ACACGTCCCATCAATGAAGTAAGGAATCGGTATATGGTTTCTTCTAACGAGGCGGACCATCTTGATGCCTATTCGGAAATTAGACTGGTGATTGGAGATGGGGAGTGTTTCTACAGGAGCTTCATATTTTCCTACCTA GAGCAAGTTATTGATAGGCAGGACACAGATGAGGAACATCGTCTCCTTGATGTTGTTGAAAGAATGTCTGTGCAACATGCAATTCTTGGATGGAACTCTGAGTTTTCCAGGACCAGCAGA GCATTTGAGGAGCTGATTGAGAAAGTAATGAGATGGAAGGGCACGGAATCAACTAGCAG TTGCCGTAAAGAGGAACTTCTCCAGTTCTTCAGCACGTATGAGAGGACGCAAGACA TTTTTGCTTTCCTCAGATTACTAGTAGCTATCCATATATGCTCGCACAGTGAGGAGTATGTACCACATATACCAGAGGTCGACCAAGGAAATTGCAGTCTGGAAGTT TGGTGCTTGGAGCACGTCATTCCAGCTCGTGTGGACGCGGACCATGTtatgttggtggctttggccacaGCGCTTGAGGTCCCCCTCAGAACGGAATCATTCCAACAAGGATATGCTCGAGATATCTACACTGGTCCTGGATTTCCCCGTCCGAGTGTGACCCTGCTGTACACGGGAAATCACTACAACATCATCTACCCACGTGCTCCTTCTGCTGAGAGTTCAAGTCATCAGGCTTCCAAGAGAGAAGATCCTGCTGATCAGAGTTCAAGTCATCAGGCTTCCCAGAGAGAAGAGCCTGCTGGTCAGAGTTGA